GAATTTTGGGCGCTTCCCTGTCAAATTCCCAATTTCCAAATCACGATCGGTATAACTCAATGGACTGAATCTCTTCAATTAATTCGTCAATATCTTTAAATCGCCGATATTCACAGGCAAAACGGATATAAGCAATGGGATCTAAAGCTTGCAGCTTTTTCATCACGATTTCCCCTAGTTCCGTCGTGCTGACTTCACGTACTTGCTTGGCCATCAGCTCTTCTGTCACTTGAGACGCAAGGGCAATCACCTGATCGTGGCTGATGGTTGTATGCCTGCTAGCGGCATCAAGACCGTTGATCAGCTTCTGCTGCTGAAAATCCTCATACATGCCATTCCGCTTCAAAACCTGAACGGATAGCTCTATTGTCTCAAATGTCGTAAATCGACGCAAGCAATCTAAGCACTCTCTACGCCTTCTAATTGCATTCATATCCAAGGATTCCCGGGAATCGATCACTTTTAGCTCTTTCTGTCCACAGTATGGGCACTTCATTCGCCATTTTCCTTATTCCGATAAAAAATCATATTCACAAAAAAACTTTTTTGATAAGATAAAAAATCAATACTAAAATCTAAAAACACCCAACTTATTTAATAATGAACCCTTATCAATACCTCAACAAAACTTACTTAACATCTACATTTTTCTCCATATGCGAATCCATAAGCAGTATCTCCTGCTCTTCTTATGAAGAGCCTTTGCAGAAAGATGATTCCCAGCAGCTTCCCTCATTCAGCTCTTCCGATATCCTGTTAAATTTCTTCAAAAATCGCCCGCTGCCATCAACTTCGCTTCCTCCCTTTACATCACCATCAGCAGTGATCGACCTCTTCAATTCGGTTGAAAAAGAAAATCAACCATTGCTCCTGGTTTTGCGATCGCTTTTCAAGGAGATCAATCAGTTTAAACTGCCACAAACATCCATGATTTTTCAAGGCCCTCTTCTCCTGCATCTCTTGAACCAGGCAGGATATCTGCACGATCTGTTCAACAGACAGGGACTTCCATTGCCTTTAGAGCAGAAAGATCTTTTAGACGATCCCGAACTCTCCCTCCTTTTTGCAGAATGCCTCATCACTGTGCAAAACACAACACAGCTCATCCAACTGGCTCATTTCCTAAATGTTCAATTCCATATCGAAAGCACTATATCCAAGAATACCTTAACAGCAGAATTTAAAAAAGAAGACGGTACCTGCGTCATATTGAAAATAACGACTGAAAAACATCCTCTTCAAAATGCAATTGCCCTGGATCTTCAAGATCATTTTGCGAATCAAAGCGACTCCATGCCTCTACTCGTGCAAGACAGCAATCCTTGGGATAGATTGGTTCTCGAATTAACACGCTGCATGCAACCTAAAAACTGGATCGATTGCATTCTGCAATACTCGTATGGCAAGAGAGCACCTGATCAACAGGGAATAAACGCAATCAAGCAAGACTACGTCAACCGCCTCCCTTGCGACAACCGAGGAGCGCAATGCGCCCAAGACCTTATACAGGTTTGCCGCGCTTCTCAAATCAGCAACGGAGATGCATTCTTTACCATCGCTCTTCAATTGCTTGTTTCAACTGACCTGAATGAGTCGGAAAAAAACACCTGTCTCAAGAAATTGATCTTCCACCTGGAAACATTGTCCCCGATTACTGATCCAACACTTGTCAGCCTATTGAAAAGCTGCCGAAATAAAAATCCCTTCTCAATCATTCAATCGTTCATGGAAATTGCCGCTATTCAAGCGGCACTCAGGCACTCAGATAGATACCGGACAACATTAACGTGGTCGGGAGAAGAGCTGCACCTCCGTCTATCCTTTGGAAAGACCGGCGCTTTTATTCTTCTTCCTTTCGATCCCAAAGGCGCTCTCATGAACCTGACTGACAGACAGCTCTCTTCCAACTGCTACACTCTTTTTCTGGAGTTGACCGAATCCCTAGGCAAGCCTCGCATCAAAGATCTCCAGGCAGACTTTATTCTCTCCAGCAGCGCACTTGCAGAAACATTGGATTCATTAGCAAGGACAGAAAATCCGTTGCTATGCCATCTTGCTCTTCATTGGGCATGCTTTCAAGGAAAAGAGCTGCCATTCAATCGCAATCATCTTGCCAAAATTCTTATTGCCGGTTTTTCCTCTCCAATGAACAGAAAAGCATCCCTGCAATTGCTCGAAGCGCTTTCCTCAAGCCAAATCTCGTTGCCTTCCAATCTAACCAAGACCCTTGAACCTTTGTTAAAAAGCACAAAATATCCTTCAATCAAAATCATCAGAAACTGCGTAAAAACCGCTTTTCTAAACGATAAAACTGTCGGTTTTCTGACTTACGATCTTTGGAAAGAAGAGGTCTACGAGGCCGAAACGTTAAGCAATAGCCAGTTTGACGAAGGAAAAAAACTCTTACAGTCCCTTCTCAGCTCTTGTCAATGGCGTCAAACAATTGAGATTCTAGGAATCCTTTCAAAGAAGACGCCGCAATGGACAAACGATGTGATTGAGATCTACATCCAAATTTTTAATCTTCTTCCGGCAGTGACCAGCGCTGCTGAAAAAGACGATAGCATGACGCGACTGGCTCGTCAGTTGGAAAACACTCTGAAAAAACATAAAGAAGCCGTTAAGACGCCTTCTTCCCTGTCTGTTCCGCTTAGAGAAATGATCAAACACTGCATCGGAATTGGTGAGAACAAGATCGCCTGCAATTTTTTGATGTATGCGATTGAGTGGAATTTATTTGATGATCACTTTGCCAGCATGACTGAAAAAGTTCTTCGCATACTCTATAAAAAGGGTGGCATCGATCATTTTATCCTTGCCGCTAAAATTTTGAAATCTTCAATGGCTTACCTTTCTTCTCACGATTTGAAAACATGTGGAAAATTGATCGCTTCTTGGATTAGCAAGATGGAGTTCAATTCAGATTCTACACCTCTCTTTATTGAGGCAATCGAAAAAGAAGGCCTATTATCTTCTTTTCACTCTTCTGTCAGTCAAAAGCAAAAATCTGAATTTTATGAAACCATTTACAAGGCTCTTGCTGAATCCGCTGATCCTCCCAAATTACTAAAAGCGATGATTGCCTGGATGGCGCACAGCGCCGAGCACTCAATAGACCTGCATTCACCTAAAGGGTACTTAGAGAAATTGGAGCAACTCTTGCTCCAATTAAAACGATGTACATGCTACAACACTCTAGAATCGACTCTATTCCTGCTAAAAAAGCTGCCAAATGAAAAAAAATTAACGGATTCCGAGCAGAAGAAAAGAGCAGAACTTCATTTCCAGCTCTTAACTCGCGCCTACCTCATTGCGCCAGACACTCTCTCTCCTAAAGCGCACCTTTCTTATTTCATCAGCCAAACTGCTGTTTTCGAAGGCTATGGAGAATTGGTTCAGCTCTTGAAGAAAGCTCAAAAATAGCGCAGCTTAAAAACTGTTGATCGTATCGATCATTTGACGTAGAAGCCCAAAATCCATGCGGGTGTGATGAAAAGAGATGCGCAGTTTGTCAAGATACTCGTCCTCCTCGGGAAAAGCGCCTGTCTGTTCAATTTTCCCAGATGCAACCAACCTTTGGTATTTTTCGTTCAACTCTTCAAGCTGAGAATCGTTTAATTCCTGATTGATTCTCATCACGTATTTCTCTCGAATGTATCTGCTTGAGTGGTACACTCTATAAAAATGAGTGATATGCTGCACTCCCTCCTCCACTGTCGGAGCCAGATAAAATAAGCTCATATCTTCTGGACAAATCTTCCCATCTTCATAAAGATTTTTTTCAACGTAGTCCAGCCAATGCTTCCAATAGTTTCCTTCAGGTCCTTCCATCAAGACGATCGGGATAATATTGCCTCTCCCCGTCTGGATCAACGTCAGCATCTCAAACAGCTCATCTAATGTTCCATATCCCCCAGGAAAAACTGCAAGGGCATCTGAGTGGCTCATAAACATCAGCTTGCGAGTAAAAAAATAACGGAAATGGATCAGCTTCGGATCCCCTTCAATAAAAGCATTTGTGGGGACTTCAAAAGGTAAGCGGATCGATAAACCGAACGAACCTGCAGCCTCCTGTCCAGCCATTCCCGCTTTCATGATACCGTTAGCCGCACCTGTAATGCACATCCAATGGTTTTTCGCGAGCTCAATACTGAATTGTTCCGCCGTTCGATAATCAGGGTGATCTTCTTGGGTACGTGCCGATCCAAAAAAGCTGATTCTGCGCGCACCTGGATATTCATTAAAGATTCGATAGGCGTAGCGGAGCTCTTTCAAAGCACGCGTGATAAGTTTCAGTTGGCCAGTGTCGTGTCCTTCAGCAATCAACCTAAGAGAAGTCTGAATTTGCTGCTTGATCAACTCAGACTCAAAAGTTCCCTCTTTCCCTCCGCAATCTTGAATGATCCCTTCAATTTTTTTAACGATTTGATCATTGTACGCTTCCGATTTTACCATTCAGCATCCCCAAAAATAAATATTTCTGATATCTCATATATCGAGATGCACGCCGATAGTCTATGATTTTCTTATTTTTGCTTATCTTTATCTTAAGCCTTGTTGTCGTCTGGACAATGAAAAACGGGATTTCACCCATGCCTTCTTCATCCAAAGCGACGAATGCTATCGTTTTTCTTCTTCCGGAGATTGAAGGCACAGTTTATGAACTCGGCTCTGGATGGGGTCATCTTCTCTTTCCGTTGTGCGAGAGGTATCCCAATAACCCGGTGATTGGAATTGAGAGCTCCCCAATTCCCTATTTATTTTCAAAAATTCTATCTCTTTTTTTAAAAAAACCTAATTTGATCCTTTTAAGAAAAAATTTTTTCAACCACTCCTTAGCGGATGCTTCTCTTATCGTCTGTTATTTATATCCAGGCGCAATGGAGAAGTTAAGGGACAAGTTTCAAAAAGAGCTGCATCCAGGAACAACTGTCATCAGCAATACCTTCGCCATCCCTGGATGGATTCCGATGAAAACGTATGTTTTGGACGATCTTTATCGCACAAAAATCTACTTATACCGAACATGATTCAAGAACCTATCCGTATATTCAAAATTTGACATCTTTTCCTTCTTTTTGGCTCTGTTTTCCGATCGCTTCTTGCAAAGCGATCGAAAAAATCTGCACAAATAGCAATATACGGACAGGTTCAAGATTCCAACTATTCAGGCAATTTCTTCAAAAGCAAATACTGAAGAGTGAAGTAAGTGGTCTGCAAGTCAGTTTGGTTAAATTCTTCAGGAATCTGTTTATAAATCACTTCCCCTAAAAGAATAATTGAATTAATCAAATGGCAATAAGGTTTCGAAATTTTCTCCTTATTTGCTTCTACCAAGTCCGCCAGCTCATGCAAGGAATCTTCCCCTGAATTAGAGATAAGCTTTCGAATCCTTGAATAAATCATTTTTTGCTGATCATCGATATCGCTGCTCACCTCATAAATCGGCACCACGCAACTTCCACTTCCAGCAATGCACCCGACATTAGCGTTCATTGACATACTGAATCTCCTTCAAAAATTGAATGTTCCTTCTAATTAGCTCCATAGATCTGCTTAAATACGGAGAAGACGTTTCTTCATCATCCGGAATTTCTTGAGTTTCGATGATCCGAATGATCTCTTCCATTCCTTGGCACAAGGCTGATTTTATCAATACTTTATTTGAGGACAATTCCTGCTCTTCATTTAAAAATATCTGACATACATAGGATGCTAAAACTTCTCTGTTTGCAGTTAAATGCTTAAACGCTTCGGAAAATTTCTCTGAATGATCATCGGGAGAAAATTCATCCTTTTCACTATCTGTTGCTTTTTCTATTCCGCTGCTTAAGGCTCCACTGCCATTATCGCCTTCCTCCACGCCAAAAAGGCTGCCTATTTCAACAATATCGGAATGATCGATAATTTTTTTATCCATAAGGTAAACAGAACTATTATTATCAATAAAGTGAACTTCTTTCAAAAACCGACTCTGTTCATTATCCATAAATGGATATTCCACCATAATATTCCCAAAGTTAAATTTAGGAGAAAGTGTATTTAAAAAATCTTGAGACTCATAATCATAACTGAGAATTCGATCATCGTTAGCAATCATCAAATCAAGGATGACTCCTTGGCCTATTTTTTGGAAAAAGGTTTCCTGATCTTTTTCTGACAAACGTTTTAAATGTCCTTCTCGAATAAAAGAATCTAATGTCATCGCATCAAAACAATTCATAAACATTAAATCATACATCTCGGCTCCGCCCATTGCAGGCTTTTTTGACTGAGCTAACCGATGGAATTTCTGTAACAAATCCTTTTCTTCCAGACATTCTTCATCTAGCCGAATTTCAGGAGCTGAGACTTTGCATTGGCGAAAAATTTTTGAAAAAACCTGTTCGCTTTTTGCATAGCCTTTCGACACCCACTTAGAAATAAAGCTAAAAGAATCACTAGAATCTAAATGAAGAGAAAGCTGTCTATTAGGAATTCTGCAGATAAAAGTAAATCCCGAGACTCCCGATGAAGTTGGCTGAAAAACCATCCCCAACGCCCTCTCCCTAATTCCTTCAATCAAAGAATCAACAACTTTCGGCATCCATTCCTTTTCGGAGGAAAACGAAAAACAATTAATTGAACTGATACAAGAATATTTAATTAAGCCACAAGACATTTTTACAATCTTTTTTAAAAGAAAAATAAAATAATGTTAACATAAATAAAAATTAAAATGAATTAAAAAAAATAATTAAATTTATACCGAATCAACTTCAAGAATCGGAGCTCCAGGAAAAAGAGAAGCGAGCAGCGCACATGTCAGCTTGTTGGAGCTCATCGATCAGCTGTATACTGAAATGAATTCAAAATTTTGAATTCATTTCAGTATACGATACCTGGCAGTAATTGATGCCGACAGGTCAGGCAAATATAAAAACATAAAGTATTGGCATAGCGAAACTTAATAATTTCTTAAAAAAAGATGCTTGATCTTAATTGAAAAAAACAATTACAGGTGGGTTTGAGATAGGCATTGAGGGCTGTATGTGTCTTATCAACCAACCACGCTTATCAAAACAAGTCTTATGTTGCTTAGCAAGTGATCAAAGGCAAGCAATTTATGTTGCTTGCTAGACACATTTTTCTCTCGAATGTCAGGCAGAAAGGAAATTTTTCCCTTCTGCCTTGAGAAGCAAGAAGGAGGTAGCTATGAGCTTTCCATTCTCACAAAACAATATCACTGACGGCGGTACATCCACACCTTCATTTGGAGGATCTGGAGAAACTGACGATATTAAATTATTAGACCCGGTTGTGCTTGCGGCAACAACCATTCAAAATGCGTTCAGAGGCTATCAAACGCGCCAGTCCTATTCACAGATGCAGTTTGACCATGTTGTCCGCTATTTCAAAGGGCAATCAGGAACTCTCGTCAAACATCTTATACAGGTTACGAAACGAATTCAAGAAAGTTGGAGGCGTAACGTAATCGGGCAGAAAGAGCAAATACAGGAACTTGATGAAATTCAGAAAATTCGAGATGCAGTAAGCGCGTTTACAAAAGATCTGAATGAATCCTCTCAGAAAGTGAACGCTAAAGATTTTGATGCAGTGAAGGAATTTAGAGAAAGTTTGGGGGGGAGATTGGAGAGCTGTCATACCCGCCTGAATGATGTATGTGAGAGGGTTGGTTTCCATAATCTAAAAAAAGGGCTTTCCGTGATTATGGGAGATGATTGGAAAACGCATTTCTCTTCTGAAGCCATAAAAATTTTAGAAGAAATGCAATTAATTTTTACTCCTACTGCTTATAAAATTGCAACAGTAAAAAAATCTGAAGACGATGGTTCGAAGGGAGTTTTCCTGGCAACTGATGATGGACTCGAAGTGTTTCAAGGCCATCGACAGCTGAAGAAAAACCTCCCCTTTTTCCGCTCTTTCCGGTTTTTCGAACCGAAGGTGGGAATGGATCATGTGCATGGCGGAGAGATCAATATCCCCGTTACTCACGATGATGGCACGCGTCAAGTGATTGTGATGAAAGGTTTTTTCGATAACGATCCTGTAGAGATTTCTGAACAAACCGAGCTTGTTGGCAGAAAGCGGCGCTTGATCGAATTAGAGTTGGAAGAAAATGAGACAATACCCGAAGAATTTAGAGAAGAATATCTCAAACAGTACTCTGTACGTGATCTTGTTCTAAAATCTGCAAGCGAAGTTGTCGAAGAGATGGAAAAAGATTTTCAACTGATCGAAGGGATGGAAGGGAAAATCCTGCCTTCATTTCTTGAGAAGTTCAACAAAGCGGACTTTGATCGGCAGATCAAGTTGTTTGGACTGCTATTGTTGCAGAAAGAGCCTCGTATGGCGATTTTTTTATACGAAATGGTGTTGAAAGAAGTTCCTTTTTACGTAGAAACATTGAGGAATACTTTGCATTTTTCATTGCTTCGCAAGCTTGATCTAGCGATTGAAGAGTTGGAGTCTACTCGAGAGAAACTGCGCCAGTTGAAAGTGGAGGATGTGCCATACGAAACCCGTATTGCTCATTCAAGTATGGGCGATGATGTAAAGCGCAAAGCATTGGACAAGTTGACAGCTATTAAAAAGAATAGCTCCGAGTCCGATAAAGCGCAAAAATATCTCGATGGGCTTTTAGAGGTGCCTTTTGGCGTCTACACATCCGAGCCTGTTACAAAGGATTCCTCTTCTACAGAGATTAGAAATTATCTCGATAGAGTGTCTTCTGATCTGGATATTGCTGTTCATGGGCATGAGAAAGCCAAAGAAGCTGTCTTAGAGTGGATTGCCCAACGTATTTCCAATGGAAAATCTAAAGGGGAATGCATCGCTCTTGAAGGTCCTCCCGGAAACGGAAAGACAACTTTTGCCCGTGAAGGGATTGCAAAAGCACTTGGTAGACCGTTTGCATTCATCTCAATGGGGGGGCAGACCGACTCTTCATTTCTCGTAGGACATGGTTTCACATACGTCGGTTCCGATTGCGGCCGCATTGTGGAGATCCTAAAGGAAGCAAAATGCATGGATCCGGTGATCTACATCGATGAAGTGGACAAGGTTAGTCAAACGGATAAAGGGCGCGAGCTGATCGGAGCGTTAACTGCTTTGACTGATTTTTCTCAGAATAAAGAATTCCAGGACAGGTATTTTTCCGGTGTGAAATTTGATTTGTCCCGGGCTTTGTTTATCTTTTCCTATAATGATCCTAGCAAACTGGATCCAATTTTTAAGGACCGTCTGAAAGTGATCAAAACAGATCCTTTGTCCTTAAAGGATAAAATCGTGATTACCAGACGTCACCTTTTGAAGAATATTCTCGACTCATGTGGATTTAAGGAAGAGGAAATTGAGATTGATGATGAAGAGATCAA
This genomic window from Waddlia chondrophila WSU 86-1044 contains:
- the nrdR gene encoding transcriptional regulator NrdR; translation: MKCPYCGQKELKVIDSRESLDMNAIRRRRECLDCLRRFTTFETIELSVQVLKRNGMYEDFQQQKLINGLDAASRHTTISHDQVIALASQVTEELMAKQVREVSTTELGEIVMKKLQALDPIAYIRFACEYRRFKDIDELIEEIQSIELYRS
- a CDS encoding class I SAM-dependent methyltransferase gives rise to the protein MIFLFLLIFILSLVVVWTMKNGISPMPSSSKATNAIVFLLPEIEGTVYELGSGWGHLLFPLCERYPNNPVIGIESSPIPYLFSKILSLFLKKPNLILLRKNFFNHSLADASLIVCYLYPGAMEKLRDKFQKELHPGTTVISNTFAIPGWIPMKTYVLDDLYRTKIYLYRT
- a CDS encoding S16 family serine protease — translated: MSFPFSQNNITDGGTSTPSFGGSGETDDIKLLDPVVLAATTIQNAFRGYQTRQSYSQMQFDHVVRYFKGQSGTLVKHLIQVTKRIQESWRRNVIGQKEQIQELDEIQKIRDAVSAFTKDLNESSQKVNAKDFDAVKEFRESLGGRLESCHTRLNDVCERVGFHNLKKGLSVIMGDDWKTHFSSEAIKILEEMQLIFTPTAYKIATVKKSEDDGSKGVFLATDDGLEVFQGHRQLKKNLPFFRSFRFFEPKVGMDHVHGGEINIPVTHDDGTRQVIVMKGFFDNDPVEISEQTELVGRKRRLIELELEENETIPEEFREEYLKQYSVRDLVLKSASEVVEEMEKDFQLIEGMEGKILPSFLEKFNKADFDRQIKLFGLLLLQKEPRMAIFLYEMVLKEVPFYVETLRNTLHFSLLRKLDLAIEELESTREKLRQLKVEDVPYETRIAHSSMGDDVKRKALDKLTAIKKNSSESDKAQKYLDGLLEVPFGVYTSEPVTKDSSSTEIRNYLDRVSSDLDIAVHGHEKAKEAVLEWIAQRISNGKSKGECIALEGPPGNGKTTFAREGIAKALGRPFAFISMGGQTDSSFLVGHGFTYVGSDCGRIVEILKEAKCMDPVIYIDEVDKVSQTDKGRELIGALTALTDFSQNKEFQDRYFSGVKFDLSRALFIFSYNDPSKLDPIFKDRLKVIKTDPLSLKDKIVITRRHLLKNILDSCGFKEEEIEIDDEEIKFLVEQYTFEAGARKLKENLFAIVRAINKQRLIEPESVEFPYKIDRETIIHFRDEPKIEFKKIAKGPMVGMVNGLYATTAGIGGLTIVQVYKTLARERLELTLTGSQGDVMKESMTVARSVAWNLVPEEVRKRVMKGPVEGLHIHAPEGATPKDGPSAGGAITTAIVSFLTGIPIRNDVAMTGEIDLIGRISKIGGLAAKLHGAKRSGVKLALCPRDNAKDLEKIKKKYPELIDDSFQVVMVDTIHDILDHALVKNSIPRPPEYAPFTLLPPSEIIEVVDPMKPVDTTIGSSSDDENNGYGK
- a CDS encoding LOG family protein, which gives rise to MVKSEAYNDQIVKKIEGIIQDCGGKEGTFESELIKQQIQTSLRLIAEGHDTGQLKLITRALKELRYAYRIFNEYPGARRISFFGSARTQEDHPDYRTAEQFSIELAKNHWMCITGAANGIMKAGMAGQEAAGSFGLSIRLPFEVPTNAFIEGDPKLIHFRYFFTRKLMFMSHSDALAVFPGGYGTLDELFEMLTLIQTGRGNIIPIVLMEGPEGNYWKHWLDYVEKNLYEDGKICPEDMSLFYLAPTVEEGVQHITHFYRVYHSSRYIREKYVMRINQELNDSQLEELNEKYQRLVASGKIEQTGAFPEEDEYLDKLRISFHHTRMDFGLLRQMIDTINSF